A portion of the Sabethes cyaneus chromosome 3, idSabCyanKW18_F2, whole genome shotgun sequence genome contains these proteins:
- the LOC128741957 gene encoding poly(A) polymerase type 3-like, translating into MWGASNGTGGGGGGSGGANAQTSNKTLGMTSAISLAEPKPEDLQKTAELEKALEPYNVFEEESELNHRMEILAKLNTLVKQWVRDVSIAKNMPEAVAEKLGGKIYTFGSYRLGVHHKGADIDALCVAPRNIERADYFGSFFELLKKQPEVTECRAVEEAFVPVIKMNFDGIEIDLLFARLALKEIPDNFDLRDDMLLKNLDPKSVRSLNGCRVTDEILRLVPNIDNFRLALRAIKLWAKKHGIYSNSLGYFGGVSWAMLVARTCQLYPNAAAATLVHKFFLVFSRWKWPQPVLLKQPDNVNLGFQVWDPRVSFQDRLHLMPIITPAYPQQNSTFNVSSSTRKVMLNEFNRGMQITDEIMLSKAGWDKLFEAPSFFFKYRHFIVLLVTSNNADDHLEWCGLVESKIRYLILNLERNLHINLAHVNPKCFEQHEHTPKGTNGEVKQLCALWFIGLEFERSENLNVDLTESIQSFTDAVHKHAVHIKLLKDGMKIEARHVRRKQLSQYLDPNLLKRERKNSDSGVVLALNTSATQNSATATTRKRLSSEIAGQTATAINKKTRNDSFEHCLSNSSSQSSQCSVAVSASSPNSSSAAALNVSSSSGINNSISSTSNNSTATVAAEPGYGHLNDSTTSSHDNSNTVVTLDESSSETTSGQSQPLQPPPQPPQQQQQQQQAAAEVVCS; encoded by the exons ATGTGGGGCGCCAGCAATGGTAccggcggcggtggcggtggtAGTGGTGGCGCAAACGCTCAGACCAGCAACAAAACGCTCGGTATGACTTCGGCTATCAGTTTGGCGGAACCGAAAccggaagatctgcagaaaacggCCGAACTAGAGAAGGCTCTCGAACCGTACAACGTGTTCGAGGAGGAATCGGAGCTGAATCACCGGATGGAGATTCTGGCCAAACTGAACACTCTCGTTAAGCAGTGGGTTCGGGATGTGTCGATCGCTAAGAATATGCCGGAGGCAGTGGCCGAGAAGTTGGGCGGCAAAATTTACACATTCGGCTCGTACCGGTTGGGCGTTCACCACaagggtgcggatattgacgcGCTCTGCGTCGCCCCGCGCAACATCGAGCGGGCCGACTATTTCGGATCGTTCTTCGAGCTGCTCAAGAAGCAACCGGAGGTGACCGAGTGCCGGGCCGTCGAGGAGGCTTTTGTACCTGTAATTAAGATGAACTTCGATGGAATCGAGATCGATCTGCTGTTCGCTCGGTTGGCACTGAAGGAAATTCCCGACAATTTCGATCTGCGCGACGATATGCTGCTGAAGAATCTGGACCCGAAATCGGTGCGCAGCTTGAACGGGTGCCGGGTGACGGACGAGATTCTGCGGTTGGTTCCCAATATAGACAATTTTCGTTTGGCACTGCGTGCCATCAAGCTGTGGGCAAAAA aaCACGGCATCTATTCCAATTCACTGGGTTACTTCGGGGGTGTGTCGTGGGCTATGCTGGTTGCCAGAACCTGTCAACTGTATCCCAATGCGGCCGCCGCCACTCTGGTGCATAAATTTTTCCTTGTGTTCTCTCGCTGGAAGTGGCCCCAGCCAGTGCTGTTGAAGCAGCCGGATAACGTCAACCTTGGCTTCCAGGTGTGGGACCCTCGGGTGAGCTTTCAGGATCGGCTCCATTTGATGCCGATCATTACGCCCGCTTATCCGCAGCAAAACTCCACGTTTAACGTTTCGAGCTCGACACGCAAGGTGATGTTGAACGAATTCAACCGGGGTATGCAAATAACAGACGAAATCATGCTCAGCAAGGCTGGCTGGGACAAACTGTTTGAAGCGCCAAGTTTCTTTTTCAAATATCGCCACTTTATTGTGCTCTTGGTAACTTCGAACAACGCGGACGATCATCTGGAATGGTGCGGGCTGGTCGAGTCCAAGATTCGTTATCTGATTCTGAACCTGGAGCGCAATCTACACATCAATTTGGCCCACGTAAATCCCAAATGCTTCGAACAGCACGAGCACACCCCGAAGGGCACGAACGGAGAGGTCAAGCAGCTGTGTGCTCTATGGTTTATCGGATTGGAGTTCGAAAGGTCCGAGAATTTGAATGTCGACTTGACGGAGAGCATTCAAAGCTTCACCGATGCAGTACACAAACATGCG GTGCACATAAAGCTGCTCAAGGATGGTATGAAAATCGAAGCTCGCCACGTCCGACGGAAGCAATTGAGCCAGTATTTGGACCCGAACCTGCTGAAGCGGGAGAGGAAAAATTCAGACTCGGGCGTTGTGCTCGCCTTGAATACTTCGGCGACACAGAATAGTGCAACTGCTACGACCAGGAAGCGCCTCTCGTCGGAGATAGCCGGCCAAACGGCCACAGCGATaaacaagaaaacaagaaaCGATTCC TTTGAGCACTGCTTGTCGAACTCGTCCTCGCAGTCGTCACAATGTTCGGTGGCGGTTTCGGCGTCATCGCCAAACAGCTCTTCGGCAGCGGCCCTGAACGTTAGCAGCAGTAGTGGCATTAACAACAGCATCTCTAGCACTAGTAACAATAGCACTGCCACCGTCGCTGCTGAACCGGGCTACGGTCATCTGAACGATAGCACCACCAGCAGCCACGACAACAGCAACACTGTGGTAACTCTCGACGAATCGTCGTCGGAAACGACCAGCGGTCAGTCGCAGCCGCTACAACCACCTCCGCAGCcaccacagcagcagcagcagcagcagcaggccgCCGCCGAAGTTGTTTGCTCATGA